In the genome of Maribacter forsetii DSM 18668, the window CTTTCCTTACTTCTAAATTCATGTAACCTATCTATTTCAGCAACAGACATACCTAATGCATATCCTTTAAAATCAGTAATAAAATTTGGATTAAAAGGAAATATGCGAACAGTATCTTTTTCTAACGCCACAATTTTCAAAGAATCAATTTCAGATTGAAGCACACTATCAATTTGTAGGGGCGTAGATCGATCTATTGTTTTTGCCTTGTACAGATAATAACCACATTGTATACTAATCAGAAAAAATAGCAAAAAGAAAATCCCACTTCGTTCCTGTTTATTGAACTTAAAGTGGGATTTGATATTTTTCAAAATCGATACTTATTAATACACTTTCTTTATCGCTGTTAAATATCTATCAAAGCTCTTCTTCACCTTAGGGAACAAAATTAATAGACCAATCATATTCGGGAATACCAGAGCAAGTATCATTGCATCTGAAAATTTAATAACTGCATCTAAGGTAGCTGCTGCACCAATAACAACAAACATTAAGAAAAGTACTTTATACGCTATATCTGCAGTTTTACCTCTTCCAAACAAGTATTTCCAAGATTGCAGTCCATAATAAGACCAAGAAATCATTGTTGAAAATGCAAATAAAATAATTGCAATTGTAAGTACATATCTAAAACCAGGAATTACTGAATCATAAGCCATTGATGTTAAATCAACACCACCAACATATGCACCAGATTCGTTTAGCATAACCGTACTACCTATACCGTTACCATAATCAAAAGCACCAGCATCCATATTAAAGAAAATAATAACCAAAGCGGTCATTGTACAAATTACAACCGTATCAATAAATAGCTCTAATAACGCAACGATACCTTCACTTGCTGGATACCTTGTTTTTACAGCAGAGTGTGCTATGGCAGCAGAGCCAGCACCTGCCTCATTAGAGAAAGCCGCTCTTTGAAAACCAACTATAATCACACCAATTACCCCACCTATAGCTGCATCAGGAGAAAAAGCTCCCGAAAAGATCATACCGAAAGCATCACCTATATACTTGATATTAGCAAAAATGATAATTAAAGAAGCCAACACATAAATACCTGCCATGAAGGGTACGATTTTTTCCGTAACACTGGCAATTTTTTTAATACCACCAATTATTACAATACCCACTAAAATTGCAAGAATCACACCTATGATAACCCCGGTTGCACCACCTTCCAAATTAAACATGGAAGTTAGTTGTACCGCAGCTTGGTTAGATTGGAAAGCGTTACCACCACCAAAGGAAGCTCCTACACATAGTATTGCGAAGAGACCTGCCAATATTTTACCTAATATTTTGAAATTACTCTCACTTAACCCTCTAGATAAATAATACATAGGGCCTCCATATACAGTACCATCAGGACCTACATCTCTATATTTTACACCTAATGTACACTCAACAAATTTTGTTGACATACCAATTATACCACATACAATCATCCAAAAAGTAGCACCTGGACCACCTAATGCAATCGCAACAGCTACACCGGCAATATTACCCAATCCAACAGTACCAGAAACTGCAGTTGCCAAAGCCTGAAAGTGACTTACCTCACCTTCTTCACTTTCATCCCTAATAGTATCTGGAATATCTCCATCGTCCGTCATATGTAATTGAACTTTTTCAAGTCCGTACTTTTCAATTTCCTCATATTTACCTCGTACTACATTAATAGCTAAAGGAAATTTAGTAATACCAGGAAATTTGAAATAAATCGTAAAAAAAGTAGCTCCTGCAATCAATAGAATTAAAACGATTGGAATATTGTAGCCCGCTATTGGAACAGAAGTTAAAACTGTTGCTTCCCACCATGTTGCAAAAGGCATAAAGGCATCATTTACTTTTTCATCTAAACCTTTTTCTTGAGCAATTGTGAAAAATGGAAATAAGAATGTTAATAGCATTAGAAGTTTATACTTCATAAGTTTAGAATTTATTTTTGAGTTAGTTTGTC includes:
- a CDS encoding alanine/glycine:cation symporter family protein — its product is MKYKLLMLLTFLFPFFTIAQEKGLDEKVNDAFMPFATWWEATVLTSVPIAGYNIPIVLILLIAGATFFTIYFKFPGITKFPLAINVVRGKYEEIEKYGLEKVQLHMTDDGDIPDTIRDESEEGEVSHFQALATAVSGTVGLGNIAGVAVAIALGGPGATFWMIVCGIIGMSTKFVECTLGVKYRDVGPDGTVYGGPMYYLSRGLSESNFKILGKILAGLFAILCVGASFGGGNAFQSNQAAVQLTSMFNLEGGATGVIIGVILAILVGIVIIGGIKKIASVTEKIVPFMAGIYVLASLIIIFANIKYIGDAFGMIFSGAFSPDAAIGGVIGVIIVGFQRAAFSNEAGAGSAAIAHSAVKTRYPASEGIVALLELFIDTVVICTMTALVIIFFNMDAGAFDYGNGIGSTVMLNESGAYVGGVDLTSMAYDSVIPGFRYVLTIAIILFAFSTMISWSYYGLQSWKYLFGRGKTADIAYKVLFLMFVVIGAAATLDAVIKFSDAMILALVFPNMIGLLILFPKVKKSFDRYLTAIKKVY